In one window of Nerophis ophidion isolate RoL-2023_Sa linkage group LG05, RoL_Noph_v1.0, whole genome shotgun sequence DNA:
- the nox1 gene encoding NADPH oxidase 1, protein MANWIINNGVTLVTLVVWMGINLFLFVWFYFFYDLGDQFFYTRHILGSALAWARAPAAVLNFNCLLILLPVCRNLLSLIRGSLVCCSRSLRKQLDKNIDFHKLVAYTIALMTAVHVIAHLLNMEWYNNSRRGQYDELSTALSNLNDSSTTTYLNPFRSTDIDPQQNPTYVVFTTIAGITGVIITLALILIITSSMEVIRRSYFEVFWYTHHFFIIFFAGLVIHGAGRIVRSQTTTDPPHNFTICKDRFNEWGLIPECPVPQFAGGFPQTWMWVIGPMILYLCERLLRLVRYLQTVHYRKIVMRPSKVLELQLVKSGFKMEVGQYVFLNCPAISQLEWHPFTMTSAPEEDFFSVHIRSAGDWTEKLISIMEQLPEGVQGPKMGVDGPFGTASEDVFTYEVSMLVGAGIGVTPFASILKSIWYKFKESNPKLRTRKIYFYWLCRETHAFEWFADLLQVLEREMEERGIGDFLTYKLFLTGWDQSHANHAMVHFDKETDVVTGLKQKTHYGRPNWDKEFEEVRKENPSAVVGTFLCGPVALAKVLVKKCIKYSDMDPRKTKFYFNKENF, encoded by the exons GTGGTGTGGATGGGCATCAACCTCTTCCTCTTCGTGTGGTTCTACTTCTTCTATGACCTGGGGGATCAGTTCTTCTACACGCGACACATCTTGGGG TCTGCTCTGGCGTGGGCGAGGGCGCCTGCAGCCGTGCTCAACTTCAACTGCCTGCTGATCCTCCTCCCCGTGTGCCGGAACCTTCTGTCCCTCATCAGAGGCTCTCTTGTG TGTTGCAGTCGGAGTTTGAGGAAGCAGCTGGACAAAAACATCGACTTCCACAAGCTGGTGGCGTACACCATCGCCTTGATGACAG CCGTCCACGTCATCGCCCACCTCCTCAACATGGAGTGGTACAACAACAGCAGACGAGGACAATATGACGAGCTCAGCACGGCGCTGTCCAACCTGAACGACAGCAGCACCACCACCTACCTCAACCCCTTCAGGAGCACCGACATA gaccCCCAGCAGAACCCAACTTACGTGGTGTTCACCACCATCGCCGGCATCACGGGGGTCATCATCACGCTGGCcctcatcctcatcatcaccTCCTCCATGGAGGTCATCCGCCGCAGCTACTTTGAGGTCTTCTGGTACACGCACCACTTCTTCATCATCTTCTTCGCCGGTCTGGTCATCCACGGCGCCGG GCGCATCGTGAGGAGTCAGACCACCACCGACCCGCCGCACAACTTCACCATTTGCAAAGATCGCTTTAACGAGTGGGGGCTGATCCCAGAGTGCCCCGTCCCTCAGTTTGCGGGAGGCTTTCCTCAG ACGTGGATGTGGGTGATCGGGCCCATGATTTTGTACCTGTGCGAGCGCCTGCTTCGTCTGGTTCGCTACCTGCAAACGGTCCATTACAGAAAG ATCGTCATGAGGCCGTCCAAGGTGCTGGAGCTGCAGCTGGTCAAGAGCGGATTCAAGATGGAGGTGGGCCAGTACGTCTTCCTCAACTGCCCGGCCATCTCGCAGCTGGAGTGGCACCCCTTCACCATGACCTCGGCCCCCGAGGAGGACTTCTTCAGCGTCCACATCCGCTCGGCCGGGGACTGGACTGAAAAACTCATCAGCATCATGGAGCAGCTCCCAGAGGGGGTGCAGGGGCCCAA GATGGGCGTAGACGGTCCCTTCGGTACCGCCAGCGAGGACGTGTTCACCTACGAGGTCAGCATGCTGGTCGGCGCCGGCATCGGAGTCACGCCCTTCGCCTCCATCCTCAAGTCTATCTGGTACAAGTTCAAGGAGTCCAACCCCAAGCTGCGCACCAGGAAG ATCTACTTTTATTGGCTCTGCCGCGAAACTCATGCCTTCGAGTGGTTCGCCGACCTCCTGCAGGTGCTGGAGAGGGAGATGGAGGAGAGGGGCATCGGGGATTTCCTGACCTACAAGCTCTTTCTAACCGGCTGGGATCAAAGCCAT GCCAATCATGCCATGGTGCACTTTGACAAGGAGACCGACGTGGTGACCGGCCTCAAACAGAAAACTCATTACGGAAGACCCAACTGGGACAAGGAGTTTGAAGAAGTCCGCAAAGAGAACCCCTC GGCTGTGGTGGGAACCTTCTTGTGCGGCCCCGTCGCTCTGGCTAAAGTTTTGGTGAAGAAATGCATCAAATACTCTGACATGGATCCCCGCAAGACCAAGTTCTACTTCAACAAAGAGAACTTCTAA